A window of the Henckelia pumila isolate YLH828 chromosome 3, ASM3356847v2, whole genome shotgun sequence genome harbors these coding sequences:
- the LOC140892044 gene encoding MACPF domain-containing protein At4g24290-like, whose amino-acid sequence MASHSSKKETFLRLRAAAEEAVQCIGLGYDLTLDLRLKYCKNQQTTKEGSRLIAMDDDRVRDIAIPGGILVQNVSKSINCDKGERMRFSSDILPFQQMSEQFNQELSLSGKIPTGHFNAAFEFTGSWQKDAAFTKSLAFDGVFITLYSIALEKAQVTLRDHVKQAVPSSWDPAALTRFIEKYGTHVIVGVKMGGKDVIYVKQQHSSPLHPTEIQKKLKEVADKRFSDASGQSGMYPEKSYGGEMSESNGREFMFLDPSTPSFRSNEEEITVFWRRRGGSSSRNMPHNKWCQTVQLEPEVISMSFIPISSLLSGIDGSGFLGHAINLYLRYKPPIEELYQFLEFQLPKQWAPVFGDLALGPDRKQQGGASLQFSLMGPKLYVDTNEVDVGNKPVTGLRLYLEGKRCNCLAIHLQHLSSSPKSFQLRNEPGRHGSSSDDRRYYEKVQWKSFSHICTAPVESDDDHSIVTGAQFEVKESGMKNVLFLRLHFSRVTGATVVRKAEWDGSPALTHKSGIISTIISTRFSTTQKPPPNPSDVNVNSALYPEGPPMPAQTPKLLRFVDTTEMTRGPQHAPGYWVVSGARLMVDKGKISLRVKYSLLAVVPSDDEIVMHG is encoded by the exons ATGGCTAGCCATAGTAGCAAGAAAGAGACTTTCTTGAGGCTGAGGGCGGCGGCGGAGGAGGCCGTGCAGTGCATTGGTTTGGGCTATGATTTAACGTTGGACCTGCGGTTGAAGTACTGCAAGAATCAGCAGACCACCAAAGAGGGCTCGAGGTTGATCGCCATGGACGATGATCGGGTCCGGGATATAGCGATTCCAGGAGGTATTTTGGTCCAGAATGTTTCCAAGTCCATCAACTGTGATAAAGGCGAGCGCATGCGGTTCAGCTCTGACATCCTTCCTTTCCAGCAG ATGTCAGAGCAGTTCAACCAGGAACTATCACTTTCAGGTAAAATTCCGACTGGTCACTTCAATGCAGCGTTTGAGTTCACAGGCTCTTGGCAAAAAGATGCTGCTTTCACAAAATCTCTTGCTTTTGATGGGGTCTTCATCACCCTCTACAGCATTGCATTGGAAAAGGCCCAAGTGACGCTCCGTGATCATGTCAAACAAGCTGTGCCATCATCATGGGATCCTGCTGCATTGACAAG GTTTATTGAGAAATATGGTACACATGTCATTGTTGGTGTGAAGATGGGGGGCAAGGATGTTATATATGTAAAGCAACAGCATTCATCGCCTCTTCATCCCACTGAGATACAGAAAAAATTGAAGGAGGTGGCGGACAAGAGGTTTAGTGATGCAAGTGGACAATCTGGCATGTATCCGGAGAAATCTTATGGCGGTGAAATG AGTGAGAGTAATGGACGCGAATTTATGTTCTTGGATCCCAGTACACCAAGTTTTCGCTCCAATGAAGAG GAAATTACGGTATTCTGGAGGAGGCGAGGCGGAAGCAGCAGTAGAAATATGCCTCATAACAAGTGGTGTCAAACTGTTCAGCTTGAGCCTGAAGTGATATCAATGTCTTTTATTCCGATTTCATCACTGTTGAGTGGAATTGATGGGAGTGGATTCTTGGGTCATGCCATCAATCTATATTTGCGTT ATAAACCACCAATAGAAGAGCTAtatcaatttttggaatttcaacTCCCAAAGCAGTGGGCACCTGTATTCGGTGACCTTGCTTTAGGTCCTGATAGGAAACAGCAAGGTGGAGCATCTTTGCAGTTCAGTTTGATGGGTCCGAAGCTTTATGTCGATACTAATGAG GTGGATGTGGGAAACAAACCAGTCACCGGCCTGCGACTATATTTGGAAGGAAAGAGGTGTAATTGCTTAGCCATCCATCTGCAGCACTTGTCCTCCTCGCCGAAAAGCTTTCAACTTCGTAATGAACCTGGCAGACACGGTAGTAGCTCTGATGACCGTAGGTACTATGAGAAGGTCCAGTGGAAGAGTTTTTCACATATATGCACAGCACCTGTCGAGTCCGACGATGATCATTCTATAGTCACTGGCGCACAGTTTGAAGTTAAGGAATCTGGTATGAAAAATGTGCTCTTTTTACGCCTGCATTTTTCCAGAGTTACTGGGGCTACAGTTGTGAGGAAAGCAGAGTGGGATGGTTCCCCTGCCTTGACTCACAAGTCTGGAATTATTTCAACTATAATCAGTACTCGATTTTCGACCACTCAGAAACCTCCTCCAAACCCATCGGATGTTAATGTCAACTCTGCTTTATATCCCGAAGGCCCCCCCATGCCTGCACAAACACCTAAACTTCTCAGGTTTGTCGACACCACAGAAATGACTAGAGGGCCGCAGCATGCTCCTGGGTACTGGGTAGTCTCGGGTGCTCGGCTTATGGTAGATAAGGGTAAAATATCGCTTCGTGTGAAGTACTCTTTATTGGCCGTAGTTCCATCAGACGATGAAATAGTCATGCATGGCTAA
- the LOC140892045 gene encoding uncharacterized protein isoform X2, whose translation MVATEDEELRRRKLEEALEVKSLRRIISAYLNYPEAAEEDIRRYERCFRRLSPAHKVLFMVEQMRCVSQNSYFIFEMLKAFEPPIDLNQDIGNSEDQNVDNTSDNCLLSDEMKLPFQSGLKSGNLHPWAEIGCEKGDNGEYRSLNREIGAEEKKIEPSNENAGNCCIGSQCKTNAENSDCPQLSSRLDCDGHASSSPPDWLDPSLQFHVPLVDVDKVRCIIRNIVRDWATEGQRERDECYKPILKELQRLFPHRSKESPPACLVPGAGLGRLALEISCLGFISQGNEFSYYMMICSSFILNQSQVADEWTIYPWIHSNCNSLSDDDQLRPVSVPDIHPASAGITEGFSMCGGDFVEVYNDPSQVGVWDAVVTCFFLDTAHNIVEYIEIISRILKDGGVWINLGPLLYHFADTYNQEDEMSIELSLEDVKRISCQYGFEIQKESMIETTYTTNPRSMMQNHYSAAFWTMHKKPAAATQAKK comes from the exons ATGGTAGCGACGGAGGACGAGGAATTGCGGCGTCGGAAGCTAGAAGAAGCTTTGGAAGTTAAATCCCTCCGCCGGATAATCAGCGCTTATCTCAA CTATCCAGAGGCTGCTGAGGAGGATATCAGAAGATATGAAAGATGCTTCAGAAGGCTTTCACCAGCACACAAGGTATTATTTATGGTTGAACAAATGAG GTGTGTCTCACAAAATTCATATTTCATTTTTGAAATGCTTAAG GCATTTGAACCGCCAATTGACTTGAATCAAGATATTGGAAATTCGGAAGATCAAAACGTGGACAATACATCAGATAACTGCCTTTTATCCGATGAAATGAAACTTCCATTTCAGTCTGGCTTGAAAAGTGGAAATCTGCATCCATGGGCTGAAATTGGCTGTGAAAAAGGTGATAATGGAGAATATAGGTCACTGAACAGAGAAATTGGCGCAGAG GAGAAGAAAATTGAACCTTCGAACGAAAATGCTGGGAACTGCTGTATAGGATCTCAATGTAAGACAAATGCAGAAAATTCTGATTGTCCACAATTATCTTCTAGGCTTGATTGTGATGGACAT GCTTCCTCATCACCACCTGATTGGTTGGACCCATCTTTGCAGTTTCATGTTCCTTTAGTTGATGTAGATAAG GTTCGATGCATCATAAGAAACATTGTCAGAGATTGGGCAACTGAG GGTCAGAGGGAACGTGATGAATGCTACAAGCCAATTCTTAAAGAACTTCAACGACTTTTTCCGCATCGTTCAAAAGAAAG TCCACCTGCCTGCTTAGTCCCTGGAGCTGGACTTGGGAGGTTAGCATTAGAAATATCATGTCTGG GTTTTATAAGCCAAGGGAATGAATTTTCTTACTACATGATGATATGCTCCAGTTTCATATTAAACCA ATCTCAAGTTGCTGATGAGTGGACAATATATCCATGGATACACAGTAACTGCAATTCACTTTCAGATGATGATCAGCTACGTCCTGTTTCGGTTCCCGATATTCATCCAGCTAG TGCAGGGATTACCGAAGGCTTCTCAATGTGCGGAGGTGATTTTGTTGAAGTATACAATGATCCTAGCCAAGTAG gaGTTTGGGATGCAGTTGTGACTTGTTTCTTTCTTGATACGGCTCACAACATTGTGGAATATATAGAGATCATTTCAAGAATTCTCAAAGATGGGGGA GTGTGGATAAATTTGGGGCCCCTACTTTATCATTTTGCAGACACATATAATCAGGAAGAT GAGATGTCAATTGAGCTTAGCTTGGAAGACGTGAAGAGGATTTCTTGTCAGTATGGATTTGAAATTCAG AAGGAGTCGATGATTGAGACGACTTACACCACCAATCCAAGATCAATGATGCAG AATCATTACAGTGCTGCATTTTGGACCATGCATAAGAAACCAGCAGCAGCAACGCAGGCCAAGAAATAA
- the LOC140892045 gene encoding uncharacterized protein isoform X1, with translation MVATEDEELRRRKLEEALEVKSLRRIISAYLNYPEAAEEDIRRYERCFRRLSPAHKALLPHIPFKFQKLRWCVSQNSYFIFEMLKAFEPPIDLNQDIGNSEDQNVDNTSDNCLLSDEMKLPFQSGLKSGNLHPWAEIGCEKGDNGEYRSLNREIGAEEKKIEPSNENAGNCCIGSQCKTNAENSDCPQLSSRLDCDGHASSSPPDWLDPSLQFHVPLVDVDKVRCIIRNIVRDWATEGQRERDECYKPILKELQRLFPHRSKESPPACLVPGAGLGRLALEISCLGFISQGNEFSYYMMICSSFILNQSQVADEWTIYPWIHSNCNSLSDDDQLRPVSVPDIHPASAGITEGFSMCGGDFVEVYNDPSQVGVWDAVVTCFFLDTAHNIVEYIEIISRILKDGGVWINLGPLLYHFADTYNQEDEMSIELSLEDVKRISCQYGFEIQKESMIETTYTTNPRSMMQNHYSAAFWTMHKKPAAATQAKK, from the exons ATGGTAGCGACGGAGGACGAGGAATTGCGGCGTCGGAAGCTAGAAGAAGCTTTGGAAGTTAAATCCCTCCGCCGGATAATCAGCGCTTATCTCAA CTATCCAGAGGCTGCTGAGGAGGATATCAGAAGATATGAAAGATGCTTCAGAAGGCTTTCACCAGCACACAAG GCCCTGTTACCACACATCCCATTTAAATTTCAGAAACTCAGATG GTGTGTCTCACAAAATTCATATTTCATTTTTGAAATGCTTAAG GCATTTGAACCGCCAATTGACTTGAATCAAGATATTGGAAATTCGGAAGATCAAAACGTGGACAATACATCAGATAACTGCCTTTTATCCGATGAAATGAAACTTCCATTTCAGTCTGGCTTGAAAAGTGGAAATCTGCATCCATGGGCTGAAATTGGCTGTGAAAAAGGTGATAATGGAGAATATAGGTCACTGAACAGAGAAATTGGCGCAGAG GAGAAGAAAATTGAACCTTCGAACGAAAATGCTGGGAACTGCTGTATAGGATCTCAATGTAAGACAAATGCAGAAAATTCTGATTGTCCACAATTATCTTCTAGGCTTGATTGTGATGGACAT GCTTCCTCATCACCACCTGATTGGTTGGACCCATCTTTGCAGTTTCATGTTCCTTTAGTTGATGTAGATAAG GTTCGATGCATCATAAGAAACATTGTCAGAGATTGGGCAACTGAG GGTCAGAGGGAACGTGATGAATGCTACAAGCCAATTCTTAAAGAACTTCAACGACTTTTTCCGCATCGTTCAAAAGAAAG TCCACCTGCCTGCTTAGTCCCTGGAGCTGGACTTGGGAGGTTAGCATTAGAAATATCATGTCTGG GTTTTATAAGCCAAGGGAATGAATTTTCTTACTACATGATGATATGCTCCAGTTTCATATTAAACCA ATCTCAAGTTGCTGATGAGTGGACAATATATCCATGGATACACAGTAACTGCAATTCACTTTCAGATGATGATCAGCTACGTCCTGTTTCGGTTCCCGATATTCATCCAGCTAG TGCAGGGATTACCGAAGGCTTCTCAATGTGCGGAGGTGATTTTGTTGAAGTATACAATGATCCTAGCCAAGTAG gaGTTTGGGATGCAGTTGTGACTTGTTTCTTTCTTGATACGGCTCACAACATTGTGGAATATATAGAGATCATTTCAAGAATTCTCAAAGATGGGGGA GTGTGGATAAATTTGGGGCCCCTACTTTATCATTTTGCAGACACATATAATCAGGAAGAT GAGATGTCAATTGAGCTTAGCTTGGAAGACGTGAAGAGGATTTCTTGTCAGTATGGATTTGAAATTCAG AAGGAGTCGATGATTGAGACGACTTACACCACCAATCCAAGATCAATGATGCAG AATCATTACAGTGCTGCATTTTGGACCATGCATAAGAAACCAGCAGCAGCAACGCAGGCCAAGAAATAA
- the LOC140892045 gene encoding uncharacterized protein isoform X5 translates to MLKAFEPPIDLNQDIGNSEDQNVDNTSDNCLLSDEMKLPFQSGLKSGNLHPWAEIGCEKGDNGEYRSLNREIGAEEKKIEPSNENAGNCCIGSQCKTNAENSDCPQLSSRLDCDGHASSSPPDWLDPSLQFHVPLVDVDKVRCIIRNIVRDWATEGQRERDECYKPILKELQRLFPHRSKESPPACLVPGAGLGRLALEISCLGFISQGNEFSYYMMICSSFILNQSQVADEWTIYPWIHSNCNSLSDDDQLRPVSVPDIHPASAGITEGFSMCGGDFVEVYNDPSQVGVWDAVVTCFFLDTAHNIVEYIEIISRILKDGGVWINLGPLLYHFADTYNQEDEMSIELSLEDVKRISCQYGFEIQKESMIETTYTTNPRSMMQNHYSAAFWTMHKKPAAATQAKK, encoded by the exons ATGCTTAAG GCATTTGAACCGCCAATTGACTTGAATCAAGATATTGGAAATTCGGAAGATCAAAACGTGGACAATACATCAGATAACTGCCTTTTATCCGATGAAATGAAACTTCCATTTCAGTCTGGCTTGAAAAGTGGAAATCTGCATCCATGGGCTGAAATTGGCTGTGAAAAAGGTGATAATGGAGAATATAGGTCACTGAACAGAGAAATTGGCGCAGAG GAGAAGAAAATTGAACCTTCGAACGAAAATGCTGGGAACTGCTGTATAGGATCTCAATGTAAGACAAATGCAGAAAATTCTGATTGTCCACAATTATCTTCTAGGCTTGATTGTGATGGACAT GCTTCCTCATCACCACCTGATTGGTTGGACCCATCTTTGCAGTTTCATGTTCCTTTAGTTGATGTAGATAAG GTTCGATGCATCATAAGAAACATTGTCAGAGATTGGGCAACTGAG GGTCAGAGGGAACGTGATGAATGCTACAAGCCAATTCTTAAAGAACTTCAACGACTTTTTCCGCATCGTTCAAAAGAAAG TCCACCTGCCTGCTTAGTCCCTGGAGCTGGACTTGGGAGGTTAGCATTAGAAATATCATGTCTGG GTTTTATAAGCCAAGGGAATGAATTTTCTTACTACATGATGATATGCTCCAGTTTCATATTAAACCA ATCTCAAGTTGCTGATGAGTGGACAATATATCCATGGATACACAGTAACTGCAATTCACTTTCAGATGATGATCAGCTACGTCCTGTTTCGGTTCCCGATATTCATCCAGCTAG TGCAGGGATTACCGAAGGCTTCTCAATGTGCGGAGGTGATTTTGTTGAAGTATACAATGATCCTAGCCAAGTAG gaGTTTGGGATGCAGTTGTGACTTGTTTCTTTCTTGATACGGCTCACAACATTGTGGAATATATAGAGATCATTTCAAGAATTCTCAAAGATGGGGGA GTGTGGATAAATTTGGGGCCCCTACTTTATCATTTTGCAGACACATATAATCAGGAAGAT GAGATGTCAATTGAGCTTAGCTTGGAAGACGTGAAGAGGATTTCTTGTCAGTATGGATTTGAAATTCAG AAGGAGTCGATGATTGAGACGACTTACACCACCAATCCAAGATCAATGATGCAG AATCATTACAGTGCTGCATTTTGGACCATGCATAAGAAACCAGCAGCAGCAACGCAGGCCAAGAAATAA
- the LOC140892045 gene encoding uncharacterized protein isoform X4, with the protein MVEQMRCVSQNSYFIFEMLKAFEPPIDLNQDIGNSEDQNVDNTSDNCLLSDEMKLPFQSGLKSGNLHPWAEIGCEKGDNGEYRSLNREIGAEEKKIEPSNENAGNCCIGSQCKTNAENSDCPQLSSRLDCDGHASSSPPDWLDPSLQFHVPLVDVDKVRCIIRNIVRDWATEGQRERDECYKPILKELQRLFPHRSKESPPACLVPGAGLGRLALEISCLGFISQGNEFSYYMMICSSFILNQSQVADEWTIYPWIHSNCNSLSDDDQLRPVSVPDIHPASAGITEGFSMCGGDFVEVYNDPSQVGVWDAVVTCFFLDTAHNIVEYIEIISRILKDGGVWINLGPLLYHFADTYNQEDEMSIELSLEDVKRISCQYGFEIQKESMIETTYTTNPRSMMQNHYSAAFWTMHKKPAAATQAKK; encoded by the exons ATGGTTGAACAAATGAG GTGTGTCTCACAAAATTCATATTTCATTTTTGAAATGCTTAAG GCATTTGAACCGCCAATTGACTTGAATCAAGATATTGGAAATTCGGAAGATCAAAACGTGGACAATACATCAGATAACTGCCTTTTATCCGATGAAATGAAACTTCCATTTCAGTCTGGCTTGAAAAGTGGAAATCTGCATCCATGGGCTGAAATTGGCTGTGAAAAAGGTGATAATGGAGAATATAGGTCACTGAACAGAGAAATTGGCGCAGAG GAGAAGAAAATTGAACCTTCGAACGAAAATGCTGGGAACTGCTGTATAGGATCTCAATGTAAGACAAATGCAGAAAATTCTGATTGTCCACAATTATCTTCTAGGCTTGATTGTGATGGACAT GCTTCCTCATCACCACCTGATTGGTTGGACCCATCTTTGCAGTTTCATGTTCCTTTAGTTGATGTAGATAAG GTTCGATGCATCATAAGAAACATTGTCAGAGATTGGGCAACTGAG GGTCAGAGGGAACGTGATGAATGCTACAAGCCAATTCTTAAAGAACTTCAACGACTTTTTCCGCATCGTTCAAAAGAAAG TCCACCTGCCTGCTTAGTCCCTGGAGCTGGACTTGGGAGGTTAGCATTAGAAATATCATGTCTGG GTTTTATAAGCCAAGGGAATGAATTTTCTTACTACATGATGATATGCTCCAGTTTCATATTAAACCA ATCTCAAGTTGCTGATGAGTGGACAATATATCCATGGATACACAGTAACTGCAATTCACTTTCAGATGATGATCAGCTACGTCCTGTTTCGGTTCCCGATATTCATCCAGCTAG TGCAGGGATTACCGAAGGCTTCTCAATGTGCGGAGGTGATTTTGTTGAAGTATACAATGATCCTAGCCAAGTAG gaGTTTGGGATGCAGTTGTGACTTGTTTCTTTCTTGATACGGCTCACAACATTGTGGAATATATAGAGATCATTTCAAGAATTCTCAAAGATGGGGGA GTGTGGATAAATTTGGGGCCCCTACTTTATCATTTTGCAGACACATATAATCAGGAAGAT GAGATGTCAATTGAGCTTAGCTTGGAAGACGTGAAGAGGATTTCTTGTCAGTATGGATTTGAAATTCAG AAGGAGTCGATGATTGAGACGACTTACACCACCAATCCAAGATCAATGATGCAG AATCATTACAGTGCTGCATTTTGGACCATGCATAAGAAACCAGCAGCAGCAACGCAGGCCAAGAAATAA
- the LOC140892045 gene encoding uncharacterized protein isoform X6, protein MAFEPPIDLNQDIGNSEDQNVDNTSDNCLLSDEMKLPFQSGLKSGNLHPWAEIGCEKGDNGEYRSLNREIGAEEKKIEPSNENAGNCCIGSQCKTNAENSDCPQLSSRLDCDGHASSSPPDWLDPSLQFHVPLVDVDKVRCIIRNIVRDWATEGQRERDECYKPILKELQRLFPHRSKESPPACLVPGAGLGRLALEISCLGFISQGNEFSYYMMICSSFILNQSQVADEWTIYPWIHSNCNSLSDDDQLRPVSVPDIHPASAGITEGFSMCGGDFVEVYNDPSQVGVWDAVVTCFFLDTAHNIVEYIEIISRILKDGGVWINLGPLLYHFADTYNQEDEMSIELSLEDVKRISCQYGFEIQKESMIETTYTTNPRSMMQNHYSAAFWTMHKKPAAATQAKK, encoded by the exons ATG GCATTTGAACCGCCAATTGACTTGAATCAAGATATTGGAAATTCGGAAGATCAAAACGTGGACAATACATCAGATAACTGCCTTTTATCCGATGAAATGAAACTTCCATTTCAGTCTGGCTTGAAAAGTGGAAATCTGCATCCATGGGCTGAAATTGGCTGTGAAAAAGGTGATAATGGAGAATATAGGTCACTGAACAGAGAAATTGGCGCAGAG GAGAAGAAAATTGAACCTTCGAACGAAAATGCTGGGAACTGCTGTATAGGATCTCAATGTAAGACAAATGCAGAAAATTCTGATTGTCCACAATTATCTTCTAGGCTTGATTGTGATGGACAT GCTTCCTCATCACCACCTGATTGGTTGGACCCATCTTTGCAGTTTCATGTTCCTTTAGTTGATGTAGATAAG GTTCGATGCATCATAAGAAACATTGTCAGAGATTGGGCAACTGAG GGTCAGAGGGAACGTGATGAATGCTACAAGCCAATTCTTAAAGAACTTCAACGACTTTTTCCGCATCGTTCAAAAGAAAG TCCACCTGCCTGCTTAGTCCCTGGAGCTGGACTTGGGAGGTTAGCATTAGAAATATCATGTCTGG GTTTTATAAGCCAAGGGAATGAATTTTCTTACTACATGATGATATGCTCCAGTTTCATATTAAACCA ATCTCAAGTTGCTGATGAGTGGACAATATATCCATGGATACACAGTAACTGCAATTCACTTTCAGATGATGATCAGCTACGTCCTGTTTCGGTTCCCGATATTCATCCAGCTAG TGCAGGGATTACCGAAGGCTTCTCAATGTGCGGAGGTGATTTTGTTGAAGTATACAATGATCCTAGCCAAGTAG gaGTTTGGGATGCAGTTGTGACTTGTTTCTTTCTTGATACGGCTCACAACATTGTGGAATATATAGAGATCATTTCAAGAATTCTCAAAGATGGGGGA GTGTGGATAAATTTGGGGCCCCTACTTTATCATTTTGCAGACACATATAATCAGGAAGAT GAGATGTCAATTGAGCTTAGCTTGGAAGACGTGAAGAGGATTTCTTGTCAGTATGGATTTGAAATTCAG AAGGAGTCGATGATTGAGACGACTTACACCACCAATCCAAGATCAATGATGCAG AATCATTACAGTGCTGCATTTTGGACCATGCATAAGAAACCAGCAGCAGCAACGCAGGCCAAGAAATAA
- the LOC140892045 gene encoding carnosine N-methyltransferase-like isoform X3, whose amino-acid sequence MVATEDEELRRRKLEEALEVKSLRRIISAYLNYPEAAEEDIRRYERCFRRLSPAHKALLPHIPFKFQKLRWCVSQNSYFIFEMLKAFEPPIDLNQDIGNSEDQNVDNTSDNCLLSDEMKLPFQSGLKSGNLHPWAEIGCEKGDNGEYRSLNREIGAEEKKIEPSNENAGNCCIGSQCKTNAENSDCPQLSSRLDCDGHASSSPPDWLDPSLQFHVPLVDVDKVRCIIRNIVRDWATEGQRERDECYKPILKELQRLFPHRSKESPPACLVPGAGLGRSQVADEWTIYPWIHSNCNSLSDDDQLRPVSVPDIHPASAGITEGFSMCGGDFVEVYNDPSQVGVWDAVVTCFFLDTAHNIVEYIEIISRILKDGGVWINLGPLLYHFADTYNQEDEMSIELSLEDVKRISCQYGFEIQKESMIETTYTTNPRSMMQNHYSAAFWTMHKKPAAATQAKK is encoded by the exons ATGGTAGCGACGGAGGACGAGGAATTGCGGCGTCGGAAGCTAGAAGAAGCTTTGGAAGTTAAATCCCTCCGCCGGATAATCAGCGCTTATCTCAA CTATCCAGAGGCTGCTGAGGAGGATATCAGAAGATATGAAAGATGCTTCAGAAGGCTTTCACCAGCACACAAG GCCCTGTTACCACACATCCCATTTAAATTTCAGAAACTCAGATG GTGTGTCTCACAAAATTCATATTTCATTTTTGAAATGCTTAAG GCATTTGAACCGCCAATTGACTTGAATCAAGATATTGGAAATTCGGAAGATCAAAACGTGGACAATACATCAGATAACTGCCTTTTATCCGATGAAATGAAACTTCCATTTCAGTCTGGCTTGAAAAGTGGAAATCTGCATCCATGGGCTGAAATTGGCTGTGAAAAAGGTGATAATGGAGAATATAGGTCACTGAACAGAGAAATTGGCGCAGAG GAGAAGAAAATTGAACCTTCGAACGAAAATGCTGGGAACTGCTGTATAGGATCTCAATGTAAGACAAATGCAGAAAATTCTGATTGTCCACAATTATCTTCTAGGCTTGATTGTGATGGACAT GCTTCCTCATCACCACCTGATTGGTTGGACCCATCTTTGCAGTTTCATGTTCCTTTAGTTGATGTAGATAAG GTTCGATGCATCATAAGAAACATTGTCAGAGATTGGGCAACTGAG GGTCAGAGGGAACGTGATGAATGCTACAAGCCAATTCTTAAAGAACTTCAACGACTTTTTCCGCATCGTTCAAAAGAAAG TCCACCTGCCTGCTTAGTCCCTGGAGCTGGACTTGGGAG ATCTCAAGTTGCTGATGAGTGGACAATATATCCATGGATACACAGTAACTGCAATTCACTTTCAGATGATGATCAGCTACGTCCTGTTTCGGTTCCCGATATTCATCCAGCTAG TGCAGGGATTACCGAAGGCTTCTCAATGTGCGGAGGTGATTTTGTTGAAGTATACAATGATCCTAGCCAAGTAG gaGTTTGGGATGCAGTTGTGACTTGTTTCTTTCTTGATACGGCTCACAACATTGTGGAATATATAGAGATCATTTCAAGAATTCTCAAAGATGGGGGA GTGTGGATAAATTTGGGGCCCCTACTTTATCATTTTGCAGACACATATAATCAGGAAGAT GAGATGTCAATTGAGCTTAGCTTGGAAGACGTGAAGAGGATTTCTTGTCAGTATGGATTTGAAATTCAG AAGGAGTCGATGATTGAGACGACTTACACCACCAATCCAAGATCAATGATGCAG AATCATTACAGTGCTGCATTTTGGACCATGCATAAGAAACCAGCAGCAGCAACGCAGGCCAAGAAATAA